From Electrophorus electricus isolate fEleEle1 chromosome 8, fEleEle1.pri, whole genome shotgun sequence, the proteins below share one genomic window:
- the bach2b gene encoding transcription regulator protein BACH2 — protein sequence MSVDEQSEAPMYVYESKVHCANILLGLNEQRQQGLLCDVTVHVEGKEFRAHRAVLAACSEYFLQGLVTHGNKELVFTMPDEVTARGFAPLLQFAYTAKLFLSRDNIQEVIRCADFLRMHNLEDSCFRFLEAQLRSEEDGSLLCHKVVPESNHSEDESMHAEVTAPTNAAMPAWDGSPRSHRCADALRQAEHERLSASGGFPDGQAEAEQQGVAELPRCPKYRKYQWACSKHNNGSPSHTSSTSGFPSTLLSGPVMKQIKQEPPGEDEPILLGLSGDEGGDGDGDGDSIADMELDGGNKSPTCLRAFIKQGVTDPGTASQLFVGRLAKASTQGEHKKDYRQVRGGEAGDGAETSAPVAFPKDVDGFSTGLSLRSASCDGVCKQETELDRRSVIFSPGACERLPAPAHSYPGGNSLDKELPKGLWVGGGQSLPLSQAFAPGTTAAASGEAPALLCRPRPNTSCPVPIKVCPRSPPSEARTRTSSSCSSYSYAEDGSGGSPCSLPQFEFSSSPCSTVTRCLPADPQESGTGTDAILAAACPKIKCEPPYGTNSSDESGSFSEGDSESCHVQEQGTEIKLPFPVDQITNLPRNDFQMMVKMHKLSAEQLEFIHDVRRRSKNRIAAQRCRKRKLDCILNLECEIRKLVCEKEKLLTERNQLKACMGELWENFSCLSQEVCRDVQLSPEQVQSLPHYCPVLRPAPPSPSNRAPSVASIDLTTRSGATTPDPGFLKLPTCDVDGQLAPASTQWGTGNGVEHVDNGEREETKASSAYSESGLSLEQSNHTVTVDFCQEMTDKCTTDEQPRKDCT from the exons ATGTCCGTGGATGAGCAGTCTGAAGCCCCCATGTACGTGTATGAGTCGAAGGTGCACTGCGCTAACATCCTGCTAGGCCTGAACGAACAGCGGCAGCAGGGCCTGCTCTGTGATGTCACCGTGCACGTGGAGGGCAAGGAGTTCCGTGCCCACCGCGCCGTGCTGGCCGCCTGCAGCGAGTATTTCCTTCAGGGCCTGGTCACCCACGGCAACAAGGAGCTGGTCTTTACCATGCCCGACGAG gtcacTGCCAGGGGCTTTGCTCCACTGTTGCAGTTTGCCTACACAGCCAAGCTTTTTCTCAGCCGTGACAACATCCAGGAAGTGATCCGCTGTGCCGACTTCCTGCGCATGCACAACCTGGAGGACTCATGCTTCCGCTTTCTGGAGGCACAGCTGCGCAGCGAGGAAGACGGTTCCCTGCTCTGCCACAAGGTGGTGCCGGAGAGCAACCACTCGGAGGACGAGAGCATGCATGCCGAGGTAACGGCTCCCACGAACGCCGCAATGCCTGCCTGGGATGGTTCCCCACGCTCCCATCGCTGTGCGGATGCCCTGAGGCAGGCGGAGCACGAGCGGCTGTCGGCAAGCGGTGGTTTTCCGGATGGGCAGGCAGAAGCGGAGCAGCAGGGCGTGGCGGAGCTGCCGCGCTGCCCCAAGTATAGGAAGTACCAGTGGGCCTGCAGCAAGCACAACAACGGAAGCCCCTCACACACCAGTAGTACCTCAGGGTTCCCCAGCACGTTGCTCAGTGGGCCGGTCATGAAGCAGATCAAGCAGGAGCCACCAGGCGAGGATGAGCCCATCCTGCTGGGCCTGTCGGGAGACGAGGGAGGGGACGGGGATGGGGACGGGGACAGCATAGCCGACATGGAGCTGGATGGCGGCAACAAGTCGCCCACGTGCCTGCGCGCCTTCATCAAACAGGGCGTGACGGACCCGGGGACCGCCTCCCAGCTTTTTGTGGGCAGGCTGGCCAAGGCCAGCACTCAGGGAGAGCACAAAAAGGACTACCGGCAGGTGAGAGGGGGCGAGGCAGGAGACGGAGCTGAGACATCCGCGCCTGTGGCCTTCCCCAAAGACGTCGACGGTTTCTCCACAGGGCTGTCACTGCGGTCGGCGTCATGCGACGGCGTTTGCAAGCAGGAGACGGAGCTTGATCGCCGTAGCGTTATCTTCTCGCCTGGTGCGTGTGAGCGGCTGCCGGCGCCTGCCCACTCCTACCCAGGGGGCAACTCGCTGGACAAGGAGCTGCCCAAGGGATTGTGGGTGGGCGGCGGCCAgtcgctccctctctcgcagGCATTTGCACCCGGGACGACAGCAGCAGCTTCAGGTGAGGCTCCGGCTCTCCTGTGTCGCCCGCGTCCCAACACCAGCTGCCCCGTGCCCATAAAGGTGTGCCCACGCTCACCGCCGTCGgaagcacgcacacgcacctccagctcctgctcatCCTACTCGTACGCTGAAGACGGCAGCGGCGGCTCACCCTGCAGTCTACCCCAGTTCGAGTTCTCCTCGTCGCCATGCTCCACTGTCACCCGCTGCTTGCCTGCTGACCCACAGGAGTCTGGCACGGGCACAGACGCCATCCTCGCAGCCGCCTGCCCCAAGATCAAGTGTGAGCCGCCATACGGTACCAACTCCAGCGACGAGTCCGGCTCCTTCTCTGAGGGCGACAGCGAATCCTGCCACGTCCAGGAGCAAGGAACCGAA ATCAAGCTTCCTTTCCCCGTCGATCAGATCACGAATCTTCCGCGGAACGACTTCCAGATGATGGTGAAGATGCACAAGCTGAGCGCGGAGCAGCTTGAGTTCATCCATGATGTGCGTCGGCGCAGTAAGAACCGCATCGCCGCACAGCGCTGCCGAAAGAGGAAACTAGACTGCATCCTCAATTTGGAGTGTGAAATACGCAAACTG GTGTGTGAGAAGGAGAAACTCCTAACCGAGCGAAACCAGCTGAAGGCGTGTATGGGGGAACTGTGGGAGAACTTTTCCTGTTTGTCTCAAGAGGTGTGCAGGGATGTGCAGCTGAGCCCCGAGCAGGTCCAGTCTCTACCCCACTACTGCCCTGTTCTCCGCcctgcccccccctcccccagtaaCCGCGCCCCTTCTGTGGCCAGCATCGACCTCACCACCCGCTCGGGAGCCACCACGCCCGACCCGGGCTTCCTCAAGTTGCCCACCTGCGATGTCGATGGGCAGCTGGCACCAGCATCAACCCAGTGGGGCACCGGGAATGGGGTGGAGCACGTGGACAACGGTGAAAGGGAAGAGACAAAAGCCAGCTCCGCCTACTCAGAGTCGGGCCTGTCCCTGGAACAGTCCAATCATACAGTGACAGTAGACTTCTGCCAGGAGATGACAGATAAATGTACCACTGACGAACAGCCAAGGAAGGACTGTACCTAG
- the cx52.6 gene encoding connexin 52.6: MGDWNLLGGILEDVHAHSTMVGKIWLTILFIFRMLVLGIAAEDVWEDEQSEFVCNTEQPGCRNVCYDGAFPISLIRYWVLQIVFVSSPSLAYMGHALYRLRTLEKERYRKRALLKVELECACVGAPDEQRRLEKELKTLEQKKVRRAPLRGALLRTYVFHILTRSMVEVSFIVGQCALYGVGLAPIYKCKKDPCPNIVDCFVSRPTEKSVFMTFMLVIAGISLFLNILEILHLGMKKIKQGIYGSQHSGYDDCIYRSKKNSMVQQTCAFTNSSPQKLMHVTQTFYTMVPNKKVEALPLYIPANAPPPIFEARNRDVPLGLEHHSGQLHLSSQPEIQVLHQEQAAELSYKMENRGPSYNSDNSKPKGSGALRNLQSSSMENLPCLRPASRKHSRVSRHMDLSEESDVLDTDHCSHTRKASFLSRGMSESGLASPSDESMSGSESGIKQLSRGESLSVTPPFASGRRMSMSMILELSCIMKK; encoded by the exons AGCAAAGCGAGTTTGTGTGCAACACAGAGCAGCCCGGCTGCAGGAACGTGTGCTATGACGGAGCCTTCCCCATCTCCCTCATCAGATACTGGGTTCTGCAGATCGTCTTCGTTTCATCACCCTCACTGGCATACATGGGCCATGCGCTCTATCGCCTGAGGACCCTGGAGAAGGAGCGGTACAGGAAGAGGGCCCTGCTCAAGGTGGAGCTGGAGTGCGCGTGCGTAGGTGCCCCAGATGAGCAGCGCAGGCTCGAGAAGGAGCTGAAGACACTTGAGCAGAAGAAAGTGAGGAGAGCCCCGCTGAGGGGAGCCCTGCTACGTACCTATGTGTTTCATATCCTAACCAGGTCGATGGTGGAGGTGAGCTTCATAGTGGGGCAATGTGCCCTCTATGGTGTTGGACTGGCACCAATTTACAAGTGTAAGAAAGACCCATGTCCCAACATTGTGGACTGCTTCGTGTCGAGGCCGACGGAGAAGAGCGTTTTCATGACCTTCATGCTGGTCATCGCTGGGATCTCCCTGTTCCTGAACATCTTAGAGATCTTGCACCTAGGGATGAAGAAGATCAAGCAGGGAATATACGGCAGCCAGCACAGCGGATACGATGATTGCATTTATAGGTCAAAGAAAAACTCCATGGTGCAACAAACGTGCGCCTTCACCAACTCCTCACCTCAGAAATTAATGCACGTGACCCAGACATTTTACACCATGGTGCCCAACAAAAAGGTGGAGGCATTGCCCCTCTATATACCTGCTAATGCCCCTCCACCCATCTTTGAGGCAAGAAACAGGGACGTCCCACTGGGATTGGAGCATCACTCAGGGCAGCTGCATCTCTCCAGCCAGCCTGAGATCCAGGTTCTCCACCAGGAACAGGCCGCAGAGCTCAGTTACAAGATGGAAAACCGTGGGCCCTCCTACAACAGTGATAACTCCAAGCCCAAGGGCTCTGGTGCTCTGAGAAACCTCCAGTCAAGCAGCATGGAGAACCTGCCGTGCCTCCGCCCCGCCAGCCGTAAGCATAGCAGGGTGAGCAGGCACATGGACCTGAGCGAGGAGAGCGATGTGCTAGACACCGACCACTGCTCCCATACCAGGAAAGCCAGCTTCCTGTCTCGAGGGATGTCTGAGAGTGGACTGGCCAGTCCATCAGATGAGTCCATGAGTGGCTCGGAGTCAGGGATCAAGCAGTTGTCCCGTGGGGAAAGCCTTTCTGTGACCCCTCCGTTTGCCAGTGGACGGCGCATGTCAATG AGCATGATTCTGGAACTGTCCTGCATCATGAAAAAGTGA